A DNA window from Castanea sativa cultivar Marrone di Chiusa Pesio chromosome 7, ASM4071231v1 contains the following coding sequences:
- the LOC142644235 gene encoding uncharacterized protein LOC142644235, translating into MPQVESYDRSKDPLDHLESFKTMMHLQGVPDEIMCRAFLTTLKGPARIWYSRLTPNSIITFKELGAQFVSHFIGDHRYKKSIACLMSIRQREDEMLRSYISRFNKEALSIDEADDKILVAAFTNGLRKGKFLFSLYKNDPKTMSDVLYRVTKYMNVEDALLA; encoded by the coding sequence ATGCCTCAGGTGGAGAGTTATGATAGGTCCAAGGACCCCTTAGATCACCTAGAATCTTTCAAGACCATGATGCACCTTCAAGGTGTGCCAGATGAGATCATGTGTAGGGCCTTCCTTACTACGCTGAAGGGACCAGCGAGGATATGGTACAGCAGACTGACGCCGAATTCGATAATCACTTTCAAGGAGTTAGGCGCTCAATTCGTTTCACACTTTATTGGAGACCACCGATACAAGAAGTCCATAGCTTGTTTGATGAGCATTAGGCAACGGGAAGATGAGATGCTAAGGTCATACATATCCCGCTTCAACAAAGAGGctctctcgatagacgaggcggaCGATAAGATACTGGTAGCAGCTTTCACAAATGGGctgcggaagggtaagttcttattctcCTTGTATAAGAATGACCCGAAGACAATGTCAGATGTGCTCTACAGGGTgacgaagtacatgaacgtAGAAGATGCACTGTTGGCCTGA
- the LOC142644236 gene encoding uncharacterized protein LOC142644236: MSIKDEGALTFPGKLKGDPNKRPRDKYCRFHRDHGHDTARKVAEVCKEGANRSTPGTNPPTRRRKSQITCRRHTDDCRGITSLGLSKKARKTYLWMVQSVRLTGSSPKMAQLDNPIIGFSEEDARHLHHPPDDALVVSIRAGDYNMHRVLVDNGSSANILYYPAFQQMGIGRERLVPTNASLVGFGGTTVYPLGVVTLFVMVGDYPQQITKDVVFLVVDCSSTYNAILGRPTLNAWKTVTSTYHLMVKFLTEYGVGKLRENQVAARECYVAMMEMDDHLQAMNIEE; this comes from the exons ATGTCGATTAAAGATGAAGGAGCCTTGACGTTTCctggcaagttgaagggagatcctaacaagaggCCAAGGGACaaatactgccgttttcatcgcGATCATGGCCATGACACG gcaaggaaggttgcagaggtttgtAAGGAAGGAGCGAACAGATCAACCCCAGGAACAAACCCCCCGACGAGAAGACGAAAGTCCCAGATCACCTGTAGGAGACATACAGATGATTGTAGGGGCATTACTTCTTTAGGGTTGTCTAAAAAGGCTCGAAAAACATACTTGTGGATGGTTCAGAGCGTTCGGCTGACGGGTTCCTCACCAAAAATGGCGCAACTTGATAACCCCATTATCGGGTTTTCGGAAGAAGATGCACGACACCTTCACCACCCACCTGACGACGCGCTTGTCGTTAGTATCCgggcaggggactacaacatgcatcgagttttggttGATAACGGAAGCTCGGCgaatatcctctactaccccgcgttccagcaaatggggattggtaGAGAGCGACTGGTCCCAACAAATGCATCACTCGTTGGCTTCGGAGGGACAACGGTCTACCCTTTAGGCGTCGTCACGTTGTTTGTGATGGTTGGAGATTACCCccagcaaataaccaaggatgtggTTTTTCTTGTGGTCGACTGCTCATCTACCTATAACGCTATCCTCGGAcggcccactctcaatgcatggaagacTGTAACCTCGACCTACCATTTAATGGTCAAATTCCTTACCGAATACGGAGTTGGAAAGCTGCGCGAAAATCAGGTGGCCGCACGGGAATGCTACgtcgccatgatggaaatggacgACCACCTGCaagcaatgaacatcgaggaatAG